From the genome of Segatella hominis, one region includes:
- a CDS encoding nucleotidyl transferase AbiEii/AbiGii toxin family protein has protein sequence MTTKNYARSVRAKLLNISKEENVFYQSILTRYFQERLLYRLSVSPYKERFILKGGALLYAHEHLKARPTLDIDFLGQQISRELDNIKETFRNLCDIECPEDGVVFEKDSISVEEITLKKEYNGVRVHVKVGLDTASQVISMDVGFGDIITPAPVDLSYPVLLDTLPEVDILAYSLETVVAEKYQAMIDHATENSRMKDFFDVYRILKAGNIDLDTLQEAITATFENRGTAISTEYSLFEDSFATDAKRNIMWNSYLKKIKFKEPLTFQEVWTYITQELKQYMEK, from the coding sequence ATGACAACGAAGAATTATGCTCGCTCGGTAAGAGCGAAACTGCTTAATATATCGAAAGAAGAGAATGTCTTCTACCAATCGATATTGACACGATACTTTCAGGAGCGTCTGTTGTACCGTCTGTCGGTAAGTCCATACAAAGAACGCTTTATATTGAAAGGTGGTGCATTACTGTATGCCCATGAGCATTTGAAAGCAAGACCAACATTGGACATAGATTTCCTTGGTCAACAGATTAGCCGTGAGTTGGACAATATCAAGGAGACATTCAGAAATTTATGCGACATAGAATGTCCGGAAGACGGAGTTGTCTTTGAAAAGGACAGCATTAGCGTAGAAGAAATCACTCTCAAAAAAGAATATAATGGTGTGCGAGTGCATGTCAAGGTAGGACTTGACACGGCAAGCCAAGTTATTTCCATGGATGTAGGCTTTGGCGACATCATAACTCCTGCACCCGTTGACCTTTCTTATCCGGTGTTGCTGGACACATTACCAGAAGTTGACATCTTGGCTTACTCTTTAGAGACCGTGGTGGCTGAAAAGTATCAGGCAATGATAGACCATGCGACAGAGAACAGCCGCATGAAAGACTTCTTTGATGTGTACAGAATACTAAAAGCAGGAAATATTGACTTGGACACATTGCAAGAAGCCATCACAGCCACGTTTGAGAATAGAGGCACCGCCATCTCTACGGAATATAGCCTTTTCGAGGATTCTTTTGCGACAGATGCCAAACGAAATATTATGTGGAATAGTTATTTGAAGAAAATCAAATTCAAGGAGCCACTAACCTTCCAAGAAGTTTGGACATATATCACACAGGAACTGAAACAATACATGGAAAAATAA
- a CDS encoding helix-turn-helix transcriptional regulator, with protein MATYDFSNAIPYVPTHVGELINDELVASGLSVEQLSEKANIELIALNETISGKRQLSTEMALQIESVMGIPASLLLNIQIQYNSFLRRK; from the coding sequence ATGGCTACATATGATTTTTCAAACGCCATTCCCTATGTGCCCACTCATGTTGGAGAACTGATAAACGACGAGCTTGTTGCGTCGGGACTGTCTGTAGAGCAATTGTCAGAAAAAGCTAATATCGAATTGATAGCTTTAAATGAAACAATTTCTGGGAAAAGACAACTATCCACAGAAATGGCTTTACAGATAGAATCAGTTATGGGGATTCCTGCTTCATTGCTTCTGAACATCCAAATTCAATACAACAGTTTTCTGCGGAGAAAATGA